Sequence from the Methanosarcina siciliae T4/M genome:
AATCTGGATGCAGAAAAATATTACTGGCTCCCCGGTAGTTCTCGAAGCTGCTGCAGATGGTGGTTACGGTTATACTTCAAGGATCTCTGCAAATACCGGGCTCCCTACAGTCATCGGGTGGGGAAGGCACGAAAGGTTCTGGGGAAGAAACCACAGAGAAGTGAGACAGAGAATAAAAGATGTCCGTTCGATTTATTCAACTGGCAATGAAAAGAAAGCCCTGGAGCTTATGGATAAATATAACGTAAGCTATGTGTATATCGGTAATCTTGAACGGCAGATGTATTCCGTAAAAATGGATAAATTCGAGGATGAAACCTATTTTGAGCCGGTTTACATGGGTACAGTCACAATATATAAATTAAAAAACGATGTGTAAAAGGTAAAACTCAAGAAAGGTACCTAAAAAGAAAAGTTCAAGAAAGAGTGTACGTAAAAGTAAAATTCAAGAAAGATACTTAAAGGGATATTATAATTCTGTTTTCAGAAAAAAACTGGCTAAAGAAAATAATCAAGGTTTAGGTCCGTTATCTAATTTATTTAATTATCTAAACATTGTTTCATAAAGACTTTTCATAAATACGCTTCAAAACGGATTTTACAAATTCGTTTTATAAATATGGGATTTATTAGAGTATATGGAATTAGATGTAATATCGAAGTCAGCATAAATCAAGACTATTATCACAAACACTCAGAGGTTGTTCGTATAACCAGCGTCTCCGTAGTTCTACCCGCTTACAATGAAGCTGCCAGAATAGAAAATACGGTCTCGATAACAGCAGAGGCTCTTTCAAAGATAACTGATTCTTTTGAGATCATCATAGCAGAGGACGGAAGCACGGACGGTACGGACCGGATAGCTTCCAAGCTCTCGGAACAGCACTCTTATGTCAAACACCTGCATTCCGATGAACGGCAGGGCAGGGGAAGAGCCCTGAACAGGGCTTTTAAGGCTGCCTCAGGAGATGTACTCTGTTACATTGACGTGGATCTTGCAACAGATATGAGCTATCTGGAAAAATTGATCCGAGCCGTAAGTACGGAAGGATATGACTTTGCCACCGGCTCGAGGATAATGCCCGAAAGTGATGCAAAAAGACCTTTCAAACGGGAGTTTGCGAGCAGAGGGTACAACTCCCTTGTGCGGCTTTTTTTGCACTCAAAACTCTATGACCACCAGTGCGGGTTCAAGGCTTTCAGAAGAGATGCACTCTTTGAGCTGCTCGACGAAATTGATAACCAGCACTGGTTCTGGGACACCGAACTCCTGGTCAGGGCCCAGCATCAAGGGTACAGGGTTCTGGAGTTTCCCGTCTACTGGAGACACGGTGGGTCAAGCAAGGTAAATTTTGTAAAGGATATTCTTGGAATGGGGTCTGAGATTTTCCGTCTCTGGTGGGAACTTTTTTTCCCGGGGCTTTTTTCCGGGAAAGGAAAGCTTTTTTTGGCAGCTTCTCTTGCCCTTCTGATCCTGGCCCTTGTTGCAACCTTTCTTGGAGCTTCCGATGTTCTGGAAAATATAAAGCAGGTGTCTCTGAGCACCCTGGTCCTTGCTTCTCTTGTTTACTGTATTTCCTGGCCTCTCCGAGGGATTCGTTTCCAGCAGATCCTTAACAGGCTTGGAAACCACTACG
This genomic interval carries:
- a CDS encoding flippase-like domain-containing protein, yielding MGFIRVYGIRCNIEVSINQDYYHKHSEVVRITSVSVVLPAYNEAARIENTVSITAEALSKITDSFEIIIAEDGSTDGTDRIASKLSEQHSYVKHLHSDERQGRGRALNRAFKAASGDVLCYIDVDLATDMSYLEKLIRAVSTEGYDFATGSRIMPESDAKRPFKREFASRGYNSLVRLFLHSKLYDHQCGFKAFRRDALFELLDEIDNQHWFWDTELLVRAQHQGYRVLEFPVYWRHGGSSKVNFVKDILGMGSEIFRLWWELFFPGLFSGKGKLFLAASLALLILALVATFLGASDVLENIKQVSLSTLVLASLVYCISWPLRGIRFQQILNRLGNHYGLGFLTGSIFISQSANVILPARIGDLSRMYILKKSKDLAFTTSLSSLTIERVFDIIAITSIAALASSGVASRFELAVWMESLIRFSGFAILIFFVGLFSLSFREGRITKRGGKKVSAISSGEPLHKIKEFISAFIHQMSIVAVRPGAFLAVVASSLFIWGMDIFTCYLVLKAFPTAGVDMSSGFTISLIFLAVALGNIAKTFPVTPGAIGTYEVALTAVFGLGGIRPELGFTVAVLDHIIKNSVTLLGGGIALSGLGLRWREILSTSPDTLKGM